In Phyllopteryx taeniolatus isolate TA_2022b chromosome 1, UOR_Ptae_1.2, whole genome shotgun sequence, the following proteins share a genomic window:
- the xirp2a gene encoding xin actin-binding repeat-containing protein 2 isoform X1 — MEIQSGNGEGVASPASSGIHSQGHHGPQVETSEDPVLKEDLQAAKRIERFDIPLDSLKRMFEKSTEVTSVHGSPSKRVTSRSIVLPDHPRDKTMALCLDDSFSAEEQLIQGSQAPDADDRETSESVSLKERLALYQAAVSHKESTSSSSAAVMDESEACSLPGGLASVKKQFENQDFASSSSQSSSNQFHLQQRSVQEVSRSSEVTVRSSVREANPSTSIFQNQQEVIHDERVHHNNVTTSHGTYNETVMLTGGEELPKVSTQALKQQYEKNIEEATPPNEIKVDMDFNQFQWMPVSQLSKASTMTSHQSSSSVKTTATCAVSSVTHETEEYFPPPPPPPMNLLEVPQETHESSAQPHRQDPQYKSNVNKEQYFKNKSRAELKRIYKHIHPEVRKNLEEDYLSPLTESEQTQQMVGDVQQTCFMFENEGSSRSTSPDRESLEWDEILRGEVQSRRWMFENKPLDTIKDDTPDENEVKNIAQQEIIAGKDVRYTAWMFETQPMDVLGSETLASSEQIQKVTDLARGDVRTATWLFETQPLDYLNKIYQEDEQDTVITKDITGGDVKTARYLFETQHLDSLGKTETIEESNFLSLKSELEEVKGDVKTTTRMFETLPMCVIRGDSGEMLEITTIRREETEKGDVKTSRWMFETQPLDTINKDLANVKIICGISMEDNIQGGVNKGRWLFETKTLDTIKDEEWETTRKKREEIIGADVKKHCLVFETQPMDMLKDNANARSLACEEIVGGDVQSAKHLFETVPMENLKDLIDVGKLQKMVAAEEEKGDVRHQKWVFESQPLANIREEKKEVMRTVNIEALDKGDVTNCKEKFESMDLSKCEGTQKIQVEGVTSGSVESNRVLFESTPLYAMQDSSGHYHEVRTVRREEIVKGDVHSCRWMFETRPIDEFDESLKKFQIIKGISKQEIESGDVKTAKWLFETQQLDAIKHVDSEEKETKEETEIERGDVKTCRWLFETQPMDVLYEKVEKSEVNVEQVQKGDVKTCTWLFETQSLDNIRDHTESESETILKTCTVKQKDIQGKDVRLARFLFETENLENLTGEDSSSFKRVTEIDIQSGDVSRMKYIFENRSSDIMSSTSEETMQLLKMQQAEDIQRGNVVNCTWMFENHPIDTIHDESKEDREIRTVTDVQGGDVDKGRFTFETFSLDQIKDESTESDISKLTGIFRNDLEKGDVKNYTMMFETQPLYAIRDKEGCYHEVTTVTKEEIMRGDVVGSRWLFETKPLDSIRDSEEVYVIKAVTEEGINKGDVSSARWRFETQPLDEITEEIKVKSKTVADIQGGDVRTNKQRFEADETSQKYIRTVSVSEIQKGDVRSATWMFETHAIDEIGGERAEYDGMERVTKEEVMKGDVKQSVWLFEKQPLDSIKKMEDTEVLIDREEIPQGDVKTTTWLFETTPFHEFNERTVEKSDIVGKSIKETLEELYCQKMVNSQGILIEADEIGDVRMAKYKLMNQETPQIQREEIIRGDLSNIMLNLLNRRETTERAITIDIEERGNINTTVEQLFNQERGSNIEKEEILHGDIQEAMKNLLRNESSSKRGILIQEDEKGDVRMTIYSLLNKGERACMEKEDIIQGNVSKTLHRLLSNSGAEDSKKIRVGDIERGNVSFYTTCIESGALDYLKQLQYGTDETAQAVEKDCIIGGDIEETKILLRKNQQEIGRTVAKDDIVPGDVCSIVQVFMTEPTVTYRNLEKQDIVKGDLSAALDSLSQAINQKAAIEKEQVVKGDIPMTLRSLEKAQYQPKEMEKPEIIRGDIRSALESLEKSATTKMEATIEDLVPGDIKGTLKSLQEAKDAVKEVEREEIVKGDIHIAMHSLHEASSEKKTHQHQVSEQGDVKATIQLLLEPTTSPRMQRRGSIEGNVKTSIKSLYEGQETTFVEKEEVLKGDVQGAIKCLMQKKQYSKPKRMQSKVRAPQKNPLTVNQVTHEQLLEEKQKTITGSSDSAVKKLFQSCESQKHNESKLMKTQVITNEASMTVSKTDNTAGAFQKKSIKEEKPKVLPPQKTQSSKPIMIKTKQTSNYEQAKAKTADMNTIKSVHSSLQTNISNKQICETKTVQHVQMTVVQETASHKENVTITEHTAKKQMENQAFRQKQSLKNLKSDSHNLDMVTRGVIKKGKPELHFPPPPLSPPPSSESELSLPPPPSPLLENPTSCLSQPPVAAQESDLPPPPPPPPVESGKLEPEFFPPPSPTSCSGQDFLPPPPSQEELNAMPLPPGTNLGKSIGKPLFKVPKQPEAQRPAPVKPKWQRNMQNLLQRPTQLHLDQEKTTIAPFRNVKVQEGITEASEQKAHKIIHSDTKIPNLPSAKLIQKASPQPPQKIFLPPMKLPLPPEPAPAPQPRPYAHKFKTPLMLAEEKYRQQRMENEETGTSTVTTSTSPPLNTQPTPYVDSLQLSTLNGTEKVETTEAAKVNVQVPKEETSVQHITTKKIPSQIPLSKPLTSVASKKVAPGCSNLDSQQLSTKISSGKLLSSKVSVKNQPAPVLKTQPFSVSQLEHETSNVAVQSCTNVVTSSVTEEQQIIKKSKASNIAVTHSDLSQENIHVQGQVAPMREAKDVKNVNEVLTKEGKMPSSQPTKIPKVTPSFKVRTFKMPAQKKDEKDDTLGQIEAKKSETHFQQQISNVSLRSEAKLTQERNQVTSSITEVQVRETKNQVPIKKESHMISGKPVHMNETKETQPPTVTVLMAKKAKTSSVSQVQQSMRAQQVQRQQEMVVTERVVQHSSQRQEAAHMHQKQIKQEPAEASKTQTTSGKSKSDMSVQITCMDQAHSEEMPQLEKCHAMQKLLTQMKEFEGTPSKIDPTTVSRIISDLPDWLVGSDERNNLCGLAKQSNKKKLKEMVVYLKNIIQVKHTNLAEKLTAVEMKEKAFPSPPPPVAPKPDQVLSGVTTKLSKISIGSSKTEKKGSEEKKSLHESKVQHELSEAAHQRVHSPLASIRTPSPTFISIESRRIESPLRGTPSPPPYKSVGTPPPPTRKQYTATSTFRATPSPTMNRSEKLMKLKDTTSKVSCNPTPPPPLATPELFVDAGEQSSQCIVQDTPTVRNEQVLVNVAEVGDSMMTVRDKKCFFEEAQKGEENKSYLRKDPIHIPERLEADTEESAQVLTADILKEDLPRVDMTKLVNKFESPQATVYSRKEPIAITERLGSDTEDAEPNPHTPRIEEMSTFNVKAIKNVFESGEHSSQAARDLREQIEKREADFSHSKPVDQSEISSLAEGLCSIDDFGNIMRSEVYCGSSVTRGNPPSYADVVRGRVPTVAVPSDASTEELLRNLQQSWAESQGSLQNVGFRVMEQRSSQIVTHQQETVVMEDSSSRFRTVQGVSEEGVPDGISDCRQAKLP; from the exons GTGATGGATGAGTCTGAGGCCTGTTCACTGCCTGGTGGCCTGGCCAGTGTGAAGAAACAATTTGAAAACCAGGACTTTGCCTCATCGTCTTCCCAGTCCAGCAGCAACCAATTCCATTTACAACAGAGATCTGTGCAG GAGGTGTCCCGTTCCTCCGAGGTGACGGTGAGAAGCAGTGTCAGAGAAGCCAATCCCTCCACAAGCATCTTTCAGAATCAGCAagag GTGATCCATGATGAGAGAGTCCACCATAACAATGTAACCACCAGTCACGGAACTTACAATGAAACAG TTATGCTCACTGGTGGAGAGGAGCTACCGAAGGTTTCCACCCAGGCGTTGAAGCAGCAGTATGAAAAGAACATTGAGGAAGCCACACCCCCCAATGAAATAAAG GTCGATATGGATTTTAACCAGTTTCAGTGGATGCCAGTAAGCCAGTtgtccaaagcttcaacaatgaccAGCCACCAAAGCTCCTCCTCTGTAAAGACCACTGCCACATGTGCAGTGTCATCAGTGACTCATGAAACAGAAGAgtattttcctcctcctcctcctcctcctatgAATCTGCTTGAGGTACCTCAGGAAACCCATGAGAGCAGTGCCCAGCCCCACAGGCAAGACCCCCAATATAAAAGCAATGTTAACAAGGAGCAGtactttaaaaacaagagcaggGCTGAACTAAAGCGCATCTACAAGCATATTCATCCAGAAGTTCGTAAGAACCTTGAAGAAGACTACCTAAGTCCCCTTACTGAGTCAGAACAGACTCAGCAAATGGTGGGGGATGTCCAGCAGACATGCTTTATGTTTGAAAATGAGGGCTCGAGTAGGAGTACGAGCCCTGATCGAGAATCTTTGGAGTGGGATGAAATCCTTAGAGGAGAAGTGCAATCTCGGCGCTGGATGTTTGAAAACAAGCCATTGGACACGATAAAAGATGACACGCCTGATGAGAATGAGGTTAAGAATATTGCACAGCAAGAAATCATTGCTGGTAAGGATGTAAGATACACAGCATGGATGTTTGAGACTCAGCccatggatgttttggggagTGAGACACTTGCTTCTTCAGAGCAGATACAAAAGGTGACTGATCTTGCAAGAGGTGATGTCCGGACTGCTACTTGGCTCTTTGAGACGCAGCCACTAGACTATCTGAATAAGATCTATCAAGAAGATGAACAGGACACTGTTATCACAAAAGACATCACTGGAGGAGATGTGAAAACTGCCAGGTATCTCTTTGAGACCCAGCATCTAGATTCACTGGGGAAAACAGAAACGATTGAGGAAAGCAATTTTCTTAGCCTAAAGTCTGAGCTAGAGGAGGTTAAAGGGGATGTGAAGACAACCACTCGCATGTTTGAGACTCTGCCCATGTGTGTCATCAGGGGGGATTCGGGAGAGATGCTAGAGATCACAACCATTCGCAGGGAGGAGACTGAGAAAGGAGACGTAAAGACATCACGCTGGATGTTTGAAACCCAACCCCTCGATACTATCAACAAAGACCTTGCTAATGTAAAGATTATATGTGGTATTTCCATGGAGGACAACATTCAAGGGGGGGTCAATAAGGGTAGATGgctttttgagacaaagactcTAGACACCATCAAGGATGAGGAATGGGAGACCACcaggaaaaaaagggaagagaTCATCGGCGCTGATGTAAAAAAACACTGCCTGGTTTTTGAGACTCAGCCTATGGATATGTTGAAAGATAATGCCAATGCTCGATCTTTGGCCTGTGAGGAGATTGTTGGAGGTGATGTGCAATCAGCAAAGCACCTGTTTGAAACGGTGCCCATGGAAAATCTCAAGGATCTAATTGACGTGGGGAAACTTCAGAAAATGGTAGCAGCTGAAGAAGAAAAGGGCGATGTGAGGCATCAAAAGTGGGTTTTTGAAAGCCAACCTTTAGCGAATAtaagagaagagaaaaaagaagTGATGCGAACTGTGAACATTGAAGCTCTAGACAAAGGTGATGTGACAAACTGTAAGGAAAAATTTGAAAGTATGGATTTAAGTAAATGTGAAGGAACGCAGAAAATTCAAGTTGAGGGTGTGACAAGTGGATCTGTGGAATCTAACCGAGTTCTTTTTGAATCTACACCTCTTTATGCGATGCAAGACAGCTCTGGCCATTACCATGAGGTGAGAACTGTAAGGCGGGAGGAGATTGTCAAGGGAGACGTGCATAGTTGTCGATGGATGTTTGAAACACGGCCTATTGATGAGTTTGATGAAAGCCTTAAAAAGTTTCAGATCATAAAAGGTATATCTAAACAAGAAATTGAGTCAGGGGATGTTAAGACGGCCAAGTGGCTGTTTGAAACGCAGCAGCTTGATGCCATTAAACATGTTGATAGTGAAGAAAAGGAGActaaagaggagactgaaaTTGAAAGAGGGGATGTTAAGACTTGCAGGTGGCTATTTGAAACACAACCAATGGATGTCTTATATGAGAAGGTTGAAAAGAGTGAGGTAAATGTTGAGCAAGTGCAGAAAGGTGATGTCAAAACGTGCACTTGGCTCTTTGAAACTCAGAGTCTTGACAACATACGCGACCATACAGAGTCAGAGTCTGAGACCATTTTAAAGACCTGcactgtgaaacaaaaagacataCAAGGAAAAGATGTGCGGCTGGCTCGCTTTCTTTTTGAGACAGAGAATCTTGAAAACCTAACCGGTGAGGACAGTAGTTCTTTTAAAAGGGTCACAGAAATCGACATTCAGTCAGGTGATGTTTCCAGGATGAAGTACATTTTTGAGAATCGCTCATCAGACATAATGAGCTCCACCTCCGAGGAAACAATGCAGCTGTTAAAGATGCAGCAGGCTGAGGACATCCAGAGGGGCAATGTGGTCAATTGCACCTGGATGTTTGAAAACCACCCTATTGATACAATCCATGATGAATCCAAAGAGGATAGAGAAATTCGAACGGTCACTGATGTTCAAGGGGGTGATGTTGACAAAGGCCGTTTCACTTTTGAGACGTTCTCCCTGGATCAAATTAAAGATGAGTCCACTGAGTCTGATATTTCAAAACTCACAGGTATTTTTAGAAATGATTTAGAGAAAGGGGATGTCAAAAATTACACCATGATGTTCGAGACCCAACCTCTGTATGCTATCCGTGACAAAGAGGGCTGTTACCATGAAGTCACGACAGTCACCAAAGAAGAGATAATGAGAGGAGATGTGGTGGGTTCCAGGTGGCTGTTTGAGACCAAACCTCTAGATTCTATTAGAGACTCAGAGGAGGTGTATGTTATAAAAGCTGTTACTGAAGAAGGAATCAACAAAGGAGATGTTAGCTCGGCCAGATGGAGGTTTGAAACACAACCTCTAGATGAAATTACAGAGGAAATAAAAGTTAAGTCCAAAACAGTTGCAGATATCCAAGGTGGTGATGTGAGGACAAACAAGCAGCGATTCGAGGCAGATGAGACATCACAAAAATACATTCGAACGGTCAGTGTGAGTGAAATCCAAAAGGGAGATGTCAGATCAGCTACGTGGATGTTTGAAACCCATGCAATTGATGAGATTGGTGGCGAACGAGCAGAGTATGATGGTATGGAGAGAGTGACAAAGGAGGAAGTGATGAAAGGGGATGTTAAACAGTCTGTGTGGCTCTTTGAGAAGCAGCCACTCGACAGCATCAAAAAGATGGAGGACACAGAGGTTTTGATTGACAGGGAAGAAATCCCACAGGGGGATGTAAAGACAACAACATGGCTCTTTGAAACGACACCTTTCCATGAATTCAATGAGAGGACTGTGGAAAAAAGCGACATTGTAGGTAAAAGCATTAAAGAGACACTTGAGGAACTTTACTGTCAGAAAATGGTCAATTCACAAGGTATCCTCATTGAGGCAGATGAAATTGGCGACGTTCGCATGGCCAAGTACAAACTGATGAACCAGGAGACTCCCCAAATCCAAAGAGAAGAGATTATCCGTGGGGACCTGAGCAACATCATGTTGAACCTCTTGAATCGTAGGGAGACCACTGAGAGGGCGATAACTATTGACATTGAAGAGCGGGGCAATATCAACACCACAGTAGAGCAACTGTTCAACCAAGAGAGAGGCAGCAATATTGAGAAAGAAGAAATCCTCCATGGGGACATTCAGGAGGCCATGAAAAATTTGCTTAGAAATGAGAGTTCTTCCAAACGTGGCATTCTGATTCAAGAGGATGAAAAGGGAGACGTGAGGATGACAATATATTCCTTGTTGAATAAAGGGGAAAGAGCATGCATGGAGAAAGAGGATATAATTCAAGGGAATGTCAGTAAAACCCTTCATCGCCTTCTCTCCAACTCGGGGGCAGAGGACTCTAAAAAGATAAGGGTAGGAGACATAGAAAGGGGTAATGTAAGCTTTTACACCACGTGCATTGAGTCTGGAGCCTTGGACTATTTGAAGCAACTTCAATATGGAACAGATGAAACTGCACAAGCTGTAGAAAAGGACTGCATTATTGGTGGCGATATTGAGGAAACAAAAATCTTGCTTAGGAAGAATCAGCAGGAGATAGGCCGCACAGTGGCAAAAGATGATATAGTTCCTGGTGATGTATGCAGCATTGTTCAAGTCTTTATGACAGAGCCCACTGTGACTTACAGAAACCTGGAGAAACAAGACATTGTAAAAGGTGACCTTAGTGCAGCCTTGGATTCACTGAGCCAAGCCATCAATCAGAAAGCGGCAATAGAGAAAGAGCAGGTGGTGAAAGGAGACATACCCATGACTTTAAGATCTCTGGAGAAGGCTCAGTATCAGCCCAAAGAAATGGAAAAGCCAGAAATAATCAGAGGAGACATTAGAAGTGCTCTTGAGTCACTTGAGAAGTCTGCAACTACAAAAATGGAAGCTACTATTGAAGATTTAGTACCAGGTGATATCAAAGGAACCCTAAAGTCCCTGCAGGAGGCCAAAGATGCTGTTAAGGAAGTTGAAAGAGAGGAGATTGTCAAAGGAGACATCCACATTGCTATGCATAGTTTACATGAGGCATCCAGTGAGAAAAAGACACATCAGCATCAAGTGAGTGAACAAGGGGATGTTAAGGCAACCATTCAGCTCCTCCTTGAGCCAACAACCAGCCCAAGAATGCAGCGCCGGGGGAGCATTGAAGGAAATGTGAAAACATCCATAAAATCACTCTATGAAGGACAAGAAACAACTTTCGTGGAAAAAGAGGAAGTATTAAAAGGGGATGTTCAAGGCGCGATAAAGTGcctgatgcaaaaaaaacagtattcaaAGCCAAAGCGCATGCAATCAAAAGTAAGGGCTCCGCAGAAAAATCCACTTACTGTAAATCAAGTGACACATGAGCAATTACTTGAAGAAAAGCAGAAGACCATAACAGGCAGTTCagacagtgctgtgaaaaaactCTTTCAAAGCTGTGAGTCGCAAAAGCACAATGAAAGCAAACTGATGAAAACACAGGTAATTACCAACGAGGCATCTATGACTGTATCCAAAACAGACAATACTGCTGGGGCCTTTCAAAAAAAGAGCATAAAAGAGGAAAAGCCCAAAGTGCTGCCCCCACAGAAAACACAATCCTCTAAGCCCATTATGATAAAGACTAAGCAAACATCTAATTATGAGCAAGCAAAAGCTAAAACAGCTGAcatgaatacaataaaatcaGTGCACAGCTCATTGCAGACAAATATTTCAAACAAGCAAATATGTGAAACAAAGACAGTCCAACACGTACAGATGACCGTCGTGCAGGAAACGGCCTCTCATAaagaaaatgtcacaataaCTGAGCATACAGCTAAAAAGCAGATGGAGAATCAGGCTTTCAGACAAAAGCAAAGCTTAAAAAACTTGAAAAGTGACTCTCACAATCTCGACATGGTGACGCGGGGCGTGATCAAAAAGGGTAAGCCAGAACTTCACTTCCCTCCACCTCCCTTATCACCACCTCCTTCCTCTGAGTCTGAGCTTTCCCTTCCTCCACCACCATCTCCATTGCTGGAAAACCCAACATCTTGCTTGTCTCAACCTCCCGTCGCAGCGCAGGAAAGTGACCTTccaccaccaccgccgccgcctcctgTTGAAAGTGGAAAATTAGAGCCAGAATTTTTTCCACCTCCTTCTCCAACCTCTTGCTCTGGACAAGATTTCCTTCCTCCCCCACCTTCACAGGAAGAACTTAATGCAATGCCTTTGCCTCCTGGCACAAATCTAGGGAAGTCCATTGGTAAGCCTTTGTTTAAAGTGCCCAAACAACCAGAGGCACAAAGACCTGCACCtgttaaaccaaaatggcaaagAAACATGCAGAATCTATTGCAACGTCCCACTCAGCTCCACCTTGaccaagaaaaaacaacaatagcaCCCTTCAGAAATGTCAAAGTTCAGGAAGGTATAACAGAAGCAAGCGAGCAGAAAGCACACAAGATAATTCATTCAGACACAAAAATACCAAACCTTCCTTCTGCTAAACTGATCCAAAAAGCAAGCCCAcagccaccccaaaaaatatttcttcccCCCATGAAGTTGCCTCTGCCCCCTGAACCTGCTCCTGCACCACAGCCGAGGCCGTACGCTCACAAATTTAAAACCCCTCTCATGCTTGCAGAGGAAAAATACCGTCAGCAGAGAATGGAGAATGAGGAAACAGGGACAAGTACAGTCACAACTTCCACCTCGCCTCCATTAAATACACAACCCACCCCGTATGTTGACAGTCTGCAGCTTTCCACATTAAATGGGACTGAAAAAGTAGAGACCACAGAAGCAGCAAAAGTAAATGTACAAGTTCCCAAAGAAGAAACTTCAGTACAACACATAACCACCAAGAAAATCCCATCTCAGATTCCTTTGAGCAAGCCCTTGACCTCTGTGGCAAGTAAGAAAGTAGCTCCAGGATGTTCCAATTTAGATAGCCAGCAACTTTCGACCAAGATCTCCTCAGGTAAATTACTCTCTTCAAAAGTCAGCGTAAAAAATCAACCAGCGCCCGTGCTCAAGACTCAACCTTTTTCTGTATCCCAGTTAGAACATGAAACCTCTAATGTAGCAGTCCAGTCATGCACAAATGTCGTCACGTCTTCAGTCACTGAGGAGCAGCAAATTATTAAGAAGTCCAAGGCCAGTAATATCGCTGTCACACACAGTGATCTATCTCAAGAAAATATACATGTCCAAGGGCAGGTTGCACCCATGCGGGAAGCAAAGGAtgtaaaaaatgtcaatgaGGTTTTgacaaaagaaggaaaaatgcCCTCCTCTCAGCCCACAAAAATTCCCAAGGTAACTCCAAGTTTCAAGGTGAGAACCTTTAAGATGCCAGCTCAGAAAAAAGATGAGAAAGATGACACATTAGGACAAATAGAGGCAAAGAAAAGTGAAACGCACTTCCAGCAGCAGATAAGCAACGTGTCACTGAGGAGTGAAGCAAAATTGACTCAGGAAAGAAACCAGGTGACATCATCAATAACAGAAGTTCAAGTGAGAGAGACAAAAAATCAGGTGCCCATTAagaaagaaagtcacatgatttCTGGGAAACCCGTGCATATGAACGAAACCAAAGAAACCCAGCCGCCAACAGTCACTGTTTTAATGGCCAAGAAGGCTAAGACGTCGTCTGTGTCACAGGTTCAGCAGAGCATGAGGGCACAGCAGGTCCAAAGACAACAGGAAATGGTTGTGACTGAGAGGGTGGTCCAGCATAGCTCTCAGAGGCAAGAAGCTGCTCATATGCATCAAAAGCAAATAAAGCAAGAACCGGCAGAAGCAAGCAAAACGCAGACAACATCGGGAAAGTCAAAAAGTGACATGTCTGTTCAAATCACTTGTATGGACCAGGCCCATTCAGAGGAAATGCCACAATTAGAGAAATGTCATGCAATGCAGAAGCTGCTCACTCAAATGAAAGAGTTTGAGGGCACACCAAGCAAGATCGACCCCACCACTGTCAGCAGGATTATAAGTGATCTCCCTGACTGGCTGGTTGGCTCAGATGAGAGAAATAATTTATGTGGACTTGCAAAACAGTCAAATAAGAAAAAGTTGAAAGAGATGGTGGTTTATTTGAAGAATATTATTCAAGTTAAGCACACAAATCTGGCGGAGAAACTGACAGCTGTGGAAATGAAAGAGAAAGCGTTCCCTTCCCCACCACCCCCAGTGGCTCCAAAACCAGATCAGGTCTTAAGTGGTGTGACTACAAAGTTATCAAAAATCAGCATTGGTTCATCTAAAACGGAAAAGAAGGggtctgaagaaaaaaagtcactgcaCGAAAGCAAAGTGCAACATGAGCTGAGTGAGGCAGCACATCAGAGAGTCCACTCCCCATTGGCAAGCATCCGCACTCCCTCTCCCACCTTCATTAGCATTGAATCTAGAAGGATAGAGTCACCGCTCAGAGGCACCCCGTCACCACCGCCTTACAAGTCTGTCGGAACGCCTCCGCCTCCAACTCGTAAGCAGTACACTGCCACATCTACCTTCCGGGCCACGCCATCTCCCACCATGAACCGCTCTGAGAAGctgatgaaattgaaagacaCTACCTCAAAGGTTTCTTGCAACcccacccctcctcctcctttggCGACACCAGAGTTGTTTGTGGATGCCGGAGAGCAATCATCTCAGTGTATCGTACAGGATACTCCCACAGTGAGAAATGAGCAGGTATTGGTGAATGTGGCAGAAGTGGGCGACTCCATGATGACAGTCAGAgacaaaaagtgtttctttGAGGAGGCCCAGAAAGGAGAAGAAAACAAGTCATACCTTCGGAAGGATCCAATTCATATCCCTGAACGCCTTGAAGCTGATACTGAGGAGAGTGCTCAGGTTTTGACTGCAGACATCCTGAAAGAGGACCTCCCTAGAGTGGACATGACAAAGCTGGTAAATAAATTTGAGTCTCCACAAGCAACCGTCTACTCCAGGAAAGAGCCAATTGCGATCACAGAGAGGCTAGGTAGTGACACTGAGGATGCAGAGCCCAACCCACACACCCCGCGAATAGAAGAAATGTCAACATTCAACGTCAAAGCGATAAAGAATGTGTTTGAAAGTGGCGAGCACAGTTCTCAGGCAGCCCGAGACCTACgagaacaaattgaaaaaagagAAGCAGACTTTTCCCACTCTAAGCCAGTGGACCAGTCTGAAATTTCCTCACTTGCTGAGGGGTTATGCAGCATTGATGATTTTGGGAACATCATGAGGAGTGAGGTGTATTGTGGGAGCTCTGTGACCCGTGGCAATCCTCCATCCTATGCTGATGTGGTGAGAGGCAGAGTTCCAACAGTTGCTGTGCCCTCTGATGCCTCTACCGAGGAGCTACTGAGAAACTTGCAGCAGTCTTGGGCTGAAAGCCAAGGAAGCTTACAGAATGTGGGCTTCAGAGTCATGGAGCAGAGGAGTTCACAGATTGTCACACATCAGCAGGAGACTGTCGTGATGG